In Rhodanobacter denitrificans, a single window of DNA contains:
- the radA gene encoding DNA repair protein RadA yields MAKAKTAYVCTDCGAEHPKWQGSCAECGAWNTLSEIVLAPASAAKPSVGAQRSSYAGAAAGAPRITPLTAVALTTEARTLTGIGELDRVLGGGLVEGSVVLIGGDPGIGKSTLLLQMLGMLGAHLSSVYVTGEESLAQVAARAQRLGLPLEPLQALAETCMERILEQAAAMRPRVLVIDSIQTIWTELLTAAPGSVSQVRESAAKLTRYAKETGTSVFLVGHVTKEGGIAGPRVLEHMVDAVLYFEGESGSRFRVLRAFKNRFGAVNELGVFAMSDKGLREVPNPSAIFLSAHAGPTSGSAVMVTREGTRPLLVEVQALVDQSSLGNPRRVTLGLEQNRLAMLLAVLHRHGGVAAYDQDVFVNVVGGIRVQETAADLPVLLAVLSSLRDRPLPEHTIAFGEVGLSGEIRPVPNGEERLKEAAHHGFRRAIVPKANAPKKGRVGEMEVVGVERLSEAIDACR; encoded by the coding sequence ATGGCCAAAGCCAAGACCGCCTACGTCTGCACCGATTGCGGCGCCGAACACCCGAAGTGGCAAGGTTCATGTGCCGAGTGCGGCGCCTGGAACACGCTCAGCGAGATCGTGCTGGCGCCGGCCTCGGCGGCGAAGCCGTCGGTGGGCGCGCAGCGCTCCAGCTACGCCGGTGCCGCCGCCGGCGCGCCGCGCATCACGCCACTGACCGCGGTGGCGCTGACCACCGAGGCGCGCACGCTGACCGGCATTGGCGAACTGGACCGCGTGCTGGGGGGCGGCCTGGTCGAGGGTTCGGTGGTGTTGATCGGCGGCGACCCCGGCATTGGCAAGTCCACCCTGCTGCTGCAGATGCTGGGCATGCTGGGCGCGCATCTGTCCAGCGTCTATGTCACTGGCGAGGAATCGCTGGCGCAGGTGGCCGCACGCGCGCAGCGCCTGGGCCTGCCGTTGGAGCCGCTGCAGGCGCTGGCCGAAACCTGCATGGAGCGCATCCTCGAACAGGCCGCGGCGATGCGCCCGCGGGTGCTGGTGATCGACTCGATCCAGACCATCTGGACCGAATTGCTCACCGCCGCGCCCGGTTCGGTGTCGCAGGTGCGCGAGTCGGCGGCCAAGCTCACCCGCTATGCCAAGGAGACCGGCACCTCGGTGTTCCTGGTCGGCCACGTCACCAAGGAAGGCGGCATCGCCGGCCCGCGCGTGCTCGAGCACATGGTCGACGCAGTGCTGTATTTCGAGGGCGAATCCGGTTCGCGCTTCCGCGTGCTGCGCGCGTTCAAGAACCGCTTCGGCGCGGTCAACGAACTGGGCGTGTTCGCGATGAGCGACAAGGGCCTGCGCGAAGTGCCGAACCCGTCGGCGATCTTCCTGTCCGCGCACGCGGGGCCGACTTCGGGCAGCGCCGTGATGGTCACCCGCGAGGGCACCCGGCCGCTGCTGGTGGAGGTACAGGCGCTGGTCGATCAGTCCTCGCTGGGCAACCCGCGCCGGGTCACCCTGGGGCTGGAGCAGAACCGGCTGGCGATGTTGCTGGCCGTGCTGCACCGGCATGGCGGCGTGGCGGCCTACGACCAGGACGTGTTCGTCAACGTGGTCGGCGGCATCCGCGTGCAGGAAACCGCCGCCGACCTGCCGGTGCTGCTGGCGGTACTGTCGTCCCTGCGCGACCGGCCACTGCCGGAGCACACCATCGCCTTCGGCGAAGTCGGCCTGTCCGGCGAGATCCGCCCGGTGCCGAACGGCGAGGAGCGCCTGAAGGAAGCTGCCCATCACGGCTTCCGCCGCGCCATCGTGCCGAAGGCGAACGCGCCGAAGAAGGGTCGCGTCGGCGAGATGGAGGTGGTCGGGGTGGAGCGCTTGAGCGAGGCGATCGACGCCTGCCGCTGA
- a CDS encoding cytochrome C assembly family protein gives MTLHVLALLAIVLYLAAAAGLARPLLGGGQPLNRLALVLAGSAVLIHAGILLGMHRGALDLHFFAALSLVAFVVSALTLLVNASRPVAALGVIVFPLTAALLALDGFLAPPTLPQPMDWQIKLHVTVALLAFGVLSIAAALAILLALQERALRHRQFGRWLRALPPLTLTETLLFRLISAGFVLLTLTLLTGVLFVDNLFGQHLAHKTVLSIGAWLVFGVLLYGRWRHGWRGARAVNLTLIGMAVLMLAFFGSKAVLELILHRGM, from the coding sequence ATGACCCTCCACGTTCTTGCCCTACTCGCCATCGTGCTCTATCTCGCCGCCGCTGCCGGGCTGGCGCGCCCGCTGCTGGGCGGCGGGCAACCGCTGAACCGGCTGGCGCTGGTGCTGGCCGGCAGCGCCGTGCTGATCCACGCCGGCATCCTGCTGGGCATGCACCGCGGCGCGCTGGACCTGCACTTCTTCGCCGCGCTGTCGCTGGTCGCGTTCGTCGTCTCGGCACTGACCCTGCTGGTGAATGCCTCGCGTCCGGTCGCCGCGCTCGGCGTCATCGTGTTCCCGCTGACCGCCGCGCTGCTCGCGCTGGATGGCTTCCTGGCGCCGCCCACCCTGCCGCAGCCGATGGACTGGCAGATCAAGTTGCACGTGACGGTGGCCCTGCTCGCGTTCGGCGTGCTGTCGATCGCCGCGGCGCTGGCGATCCTGCTGGCGCTCCAGGAGCGGGCGTTGCGCCATCGCCAGTTCGGCCGCTGGCTGCGCGCGCTGCCGCCGCTGACCCTGACCGAAACCCTGCTGTTCCGCCTGATCAGCGCCGGCTTCGTGCTGCTTACGCTGACCCTGCTCACCGGCGTGCTGTTCGTCGACAACCTGTTCGGCCAGCACCTGGCGCACAAGACCGTGCTGTCGATCGGCGCCTGGCTGGTGTTCGGCGTGCTGCTGTACGGCCGCTGGCGGCACGGCTGGCGCGGCGCGCGCGCAGTCAACCTGACCCTGATCGGGATGGCCGTGCTGATGCTGGCGTTCTTCGGCAGCAAGGCGGTGCTGGAACTGATTCTGCACCGGGGGATGTAG
- the ffh gene encoding signal recognition particle protein, whose protein sequence is MFESLSQRLSTTVNRLRGRGRLTEENIREALREVRIALLEADVALPVVQALIQRIKVRAVGQDVTKSLSPGQALIKVVSDELTVVMGTANTELNLAQQPPAVVLMAGLQGAGKTTTVAKLARLLTERKKKKVMVVSCDVYRPAAIEQLRTLAEQVGVKFFPSAAGQDPVQIARDAIAAARREVVDVLLVDTAGRLHVDEAMMAEIKALHAAVTPIETLFVVDSMTGQDAANTAKAFNEALPLTGVILTKTDGDARGGAALSVRYVTGKPIKFLGAGEKSDALEPFHPDRLAQRILGMGDVLSLVEEVERKVDQDKAQKLAQKVMKGKRFDLNDMKDQLEQMGNMGGLAGLMDKLPGVSSLPDSVKSKVNDGEMKRMIAIISSMTKKERRHPDLLNGSRRARVARGSGTQPADVNRLLKQYMQMEKMMSKLSKGGSKGLLRQMRGAMKGMGGMGGLPPMR, encoded by the coding sequence ATGTTCGAGTCGCTCAGCCAACGCCTTTCCACCACCGTCAATCGCCTGCGCGGTCGCGGCCGGCTGACCGAGGAGAACATCCGCGAAGCCCTGCGCGAGGTGCGCATCGCGCTGCTGGAGGCGGACGTGGCGCTGCCGGTGGTGCAGGCGCTGATCCAGCGCATCAAGGTACGCGCGGTCGGCCAGGACGTGACCAAGAGCCTGTCGCCGGGCCAGGCGCTGATCAAGGTGGTCAGCGACGAGCTGACCGTGGTGATGGGCACTGCCAACACCGAGCTGAACCTGGCCCAGCAGCCGCCGGCCGTGGTGCTGATGGCCGGCCTGCAGGGCGCCGGCAAGACCACCACGGTGGCCAAGCTGGCGCGATTGCTGACCGAGCGCAAGAAGAAAAAGGTGATGGTGGTCAGCTGCGACGTCTACCGCCCGGCCGCCATCGAGCAGTTGCGCACGCTGGCCGAGCAGGTCGGGGTGAAGTTCTTCCCGTCCGCGGCGGGTCAGGATCCGGTGCAGATCGCCAGGGACGCGATCGCCGCTGCGCGGCGCGAGGTGGTCGATGTGCTGCTGGTCGATACCGCCGGCCGCCTGCACGTGGACGAGGCGATGATGGCCGAGATCAAGGCGCTGCACGCCGCGGTCACGCCGATCGAGACCCTGTTCGTGGTCGATTCGATGACCGGCCAGGACGCCGCCAACACCGCCAAGGCATTCAACGAGGCGCTGCCGCTGACCGGCGTGATCCTGACCAAGACCGACGGCGACGCCCGCGGCGGTGCCGCGCTGTCGGTGCGCTACGTCACCGGCAAGCCGATCAAGTTCCTCGGCGCCGGCGAGAAGAGCGACGCGCTGGAACCGTTCCACCCGGATCGTCTGGCCCAGCGCATCCTCGGCATGGGCGACGTGCTGTCGCTGGTCGAGGAGGTCGAGCGCAAGGTCGACCAGGACAAGGCGCAGAAGCTGGCCCAGAAGGTGATGAAGGGCAAGCGCTTCGACCTGAACGACATGAAGGACCAGTTGGAGCAGATGGGCAACATGGGCGGCCTGGCCGGCCTGATGGACAAGCTGCCCGGCGTGTCCAGCCTGCCGGACAGCGTCAAATCGAAAGTGAACGATGGCGAGATGAAGCGCATGATCGCGATCATCAGCTCGATGACGAAGAAGGAGCGCCGCCATCCGGATCTGCTGAACGGCTCGCGCCGCGCCCGCGTGGCGCGCGGTTCAGGCACCCAGCCGGCCGACGTCAACCGCCTGCTGAAGCAGTACATGCAGATGGAAAAGATGATGTCCAAGCTGTCCAAGGGTGGCAGCAAGGGCCTGCTGCGGCAGATGCGCGGAGCCATGAAGGGCATGGGCGGCATGGGCGGGCTGCCGCCGATGCGCTGA
- the rpsP gene encoding 30S ribosomal protein S16 yields MVKIRLSRGGAKGRPFYHVVVTDQRNKRDGRNIENVGFYNPVAAGKDKRLELNIARVQEWVGKGAQLTDKVAALVKEAGKQQAA; encoded by the coding sequence ATGGTCAAGATTCGTCTTTCGCGCGGTGGCGCCAAGGGCCGTCCGTTCTACCACGTCGTCGTGACCGATCAGCGCAACAAGCGCGACGGCCGCAACATCGAGAACGTGGGCTTCTACAACCCGGTCGCGGCGGGCAAGGACAAGCGCCTTGAGCTGAACATCGCGCGCGTGCAGGAGTGGGTCGGCAAGGGTGCCCAGTTGACCGACAAGGTCGCCGCCCTGGTCAAGGAAGCCGGCAAGCAGCAGGCTGCCTGA
- the rimM gene encoding ribosome maturation factor RimM (Essential for efficient processing of 16S rRNA), with protein MAAAGRRVLIGRIVGLYGVQGWLKIESFAEPRMRIFDYQPWLLGAAPGTETQVSGVKGRAQGKGMVAHLPGVDDREQAAALVGADIHVAREQLPPPAQGEYYWVDLEGLEVVTTEGVKLGRVSHLFATGANDVVVVRDGERERERERERLVPFVQGSYVRSVDLSAGRMVVDWDPEF; from the coding sequence GTGGCGGCAGCCGGTCGGCGCGTCCTGATCGGACGCATCGTCGGGCTGTATGGCGTGCAGGGCTGGCTGAAGATCGAATCCTTCGCCGAGCCGCGCATGCGCATCTTCGACTACCAGCCGTGGCTGCTCGGTGCAGCGCCCGGCACGGAGACGCAGGTCAGCGGAGTGAAGGGTCGTGCGCAGGGCAAGGGCATGGTGGCCCATCTGCCCGGGGTGGACGACCGGGAGCAGGCAGCGGCGCTGGTCGGTGCCGACATCCATGTCGCCCGCGAGCAGCTGCCGCCGCCGGCGCAAGGCGAGTATTACTGGGTCGATCTCGAAGGACTTGAGGTCGTCACCACGGAAGGCGTGAAGCTGGGGCGGGTCAGTCACCTGTTCGCCACCGGTGCCAACGATGTCGTGGTGGTGAGGGACGGCGAGCGCGAGCGCGAGCGCGAGCGCGAGCGGCTGGTCCCCTTCGTCCAGGGTTCGTATGTGCGTTCGGTGGACTTGTCCGCAGGGCGCATGGTGGTGGACTGGGATCCCGAGTTCTGA
- the trmD gene encoding tRNA (guanosine(37)-N1)-methyltransferase TrmD yields the protein MRIDVVSLFPDFVRQCAAVGVVGRAQQRELLQVETWNPRDYATDKHRSVDSGSYGGGPGMVMMIEPLRTTLAAMRAAAPEPVHLVYLSPQGVRLTQGRVEALAKLPRIALLCGRYEGVDERLLAHEVDEELSIGDYVLSGGELAAAVVIDAVGRLQEGALHDAQSAEQDSFADGLLDCPHYARPVHDALGSVPDVLLSGDHAAIARWRLKQSLGRTWLRRPDLLSQRGLDAASRALLDEFRREHAQAGRLRQDDAAE from the coding sequence ATGCGCATCGATGTCGTCAGCCTGTTTCCCGACTTCGTGCGCCAGTGCGCCGCCGTCGGTGTGGTGGGACGCGCGCAGCAACGCGAGCTGCTGCAGGTGGAAACCTGGAACCCGCGCGACTACGCCACCGACAAGCACCGCAGCGTGGACAGCGGCTCGTATGGCGGCGGTCCCGGGATGGTGATGATGATCGAGCCGTTGCGCACGACCCTGGCGGCCATGCGCGCGGCGGCACCGGAACCGGTGCATCTGGTTTATCTCAGTCCGCAGGGAGTGCGGCTGACGCAGGGCCGGGTGGAGGCGCTGGCGAAGTTGCCGCGCATCGCTCTGCTCTGCGGGCGTTACGAAGGTGTGGACGAGCGTCTGCTGGCGCACGAGGTCGACGAGGAGCTTTCCATCGGCGATTATGTGCTGTCCGGCGGCGAGCTCGCCGCGGCGGTGGTCATCGACGCGGTGGGGCGCTTGCAGGAAGGTGCGTTGCACGATGCACAGTCGGCCGAACAGGATTCGTTCGCTGACGGCCTGCTGGATTGCCCGCACTATGCGAGGCCGGTGCACGATGCACTGGGTAGCGTGCCGGACGTGCTGCTGTCCGGCGACCACGCGGCAATTGCCCGCTGGCGCCTGAAGCAGTCGCTGGGACGCACCTGGTTGCGCCGCCCGGACTTGTTGTCACAGCGTGGACTGGATGCGGCATCCCGGGCCTTGCTGGATGAATTCCGCCGCGAACATGCCCAAGCCGGGCGTTTGCGGCAAGACGATGCGGCCGAATGA
- the rplS gene encoding 50S ribosomal protein L19, which yields MNKIIEQFESEQITRQLPEFSPGDTVVVNVKVKEGNRERVQAFEGIVIAKRSRGLHSAFTVRKISHGTGVERVFQAHSPAIDSVTVKRRGKVRGAKLYYLRGLEGKAARIKEDVAAAAAAKANAKAAAAE from the coding sequence ATGAACAAGATCATTGAACAGTTCGAATCCGAGCAGATCACCCGCCAGCTGCCGGAATTCAGCCCCGGCGACACCGTGGTGGTCAACGTCAAGGTGAAGGAAGGCAACCGCGAGCGCGTGCAGGCGTTCGAGGGCATCGTCATCGCCAAGCGCAGCCGCGGCCTGCATTCGGCCTTCACCGTGCGCAAGATCTCGCATGGCACCGGCGTGGAGCGCGTGTTCCAGGCGCACAGCCCGGCCATCGACTCGGTGACCGTGAAGCGCAGGGGCAAGGTGCGCGGCGCCAAGCTGTACTACCTGCGTGGCCTGGAAGGCAAGGCCGCCCGCATCAAGGAAGACGTCGCCGCCGCCGCCGCCGCCAAGGCGAACGCGAAGGCTGCCGCCGCCGAGTAA